A stretch of Pseudomonas sp. CCC3.1 DNA encodes these proteins:
- a CDS encoding LysR family transcriptional regulator — MESLSGLNAFVTAARLGSYVAAAERLGISASAVGKSVARLEDGLGVRLFNRSTRRLSLTEEGTLFFERCSRIIDDLEEAEAELTSSREAPRGRLRVSLPAIGYRMLLPILGEFTRLYPEIELDMDFSDRMVDVIGEGMDAVIRSGDFADSRLKSRPLGAFHFVLVGAPDYFARLGKPGEPQDLKQHVCLRYRFPSNGQLQEWAFTGADDDSLWKRSNPLVFNNLEALISAAVAGFGLAYVPDFAVRQALQSNQLMAVLDEHITAHGRFSVLWPSSRHLLPKLRVFVDFLAEHMTLSPPRTPV, encoded by the coding sequence TTGGGCAGTTATGTGGCGGCAGCCGAACGGCTGGGCATCTCCGCGTCGGCGGTCGGCAAGAGCGTGGCCCGCCTGGAAGACGGGCTGGGGGTGCGGCTGTTCAATCGCAGTACCCGGCGCCTGAGCCTGACCGAAGAAGGCACGCTATTTTTTGAGCGTTGCAGCCGAATCATCGATGACCTGGAGGAAGCTGAAGCCGAGTTGACGTCGTCACGCGAGGCGCCGCGCGGCCGTTTACGCGTGAGCCTGCCAGCGATTGGTTATCGGATGCTGCTACCGATTCTGGGCGAGTTCACCCGTCTCTACCCGGAGATCGAACTGGACATGGACTTCAGCGACCGCATGGTCGATGTGATTGGGGAAGGGATGGATGCAGTGATCCGCAGCGGTGACTTTGCCGATTCGCGACTCAAGAGCAGACCGCTGGGCGCCTTCCACTTTGTGCTGGTCGGTGCACCTGATTACTTTGCGCGGCTGGGCAAGCCTGGCGAACCTCAGGACCTGAAACAGCATGTGTGCTTGCGCTATCGATTCCCCAGCAACGGCCAATTGCAGGAATGGGCGTTCACTGGCGCTGATGACGACAGCCTCTGGAAACGCTCGAACCCACTGGTGTTCAACAACCTTGAAGCGCTGATCAGCGCGGCTGTAGCCGGTTTTGGTCTCGCTTATGTGCCGGACTTTGCGGTGCGTCAGGCATTGCAGAGCAATCAGTTAATGGCGGTATTGGACGAGCACATCACCGCCCATGGCCGATTTTCGGTGCTATGGCCCAGCAGCCGCCATCTGCTGCCTAAATTGCGCGTGTTTGTGGATTTTTTGGCCGAGCACATGACCCTGAGCCCGCCCCGCACACCCGTGTAG
- a CDS encoding NADPH-dependent 2,4-dienoyl-CoA reductase gives MTATHYPHLMAPLDLGFTTLRNRSLMGSMHTGLEEQPGGFERMAAYFAERAKGGVGLMVTGGIAPNDEGGVYSGAAKLSTPEEAEKHRVVTRAVHDAGGKICLQILHAGRYAYSPRQVAPSAIQAPINPFTPKELDEAGIEKQISDFVTCAQLSQSAGYDGVEIMGSEGYFINQFLAAQTNHRTDRWGGSYENRMRLPIEIVRRVREAVGPNFIIIYRLSMLDLVAGGSVWDEIVQLAKAVEQAGATLINTGIGWHEARIPTIATKVPRGAFSKVTAKLRGSVNVPLITTNRINTPEIAEQILAEGDADMVSMARPFLADPEFVNKAAAGRSDEINTCIGCNQACLDHTFGGKLTSCLVNPRACHETVLNYLPTLAVKKIAVVGAGPAGLSAATVAAERGHQVTLFDSASEIGGQFNVAKRVPGKEEFFETLRYFKRKLQTTGVELRLNTRVDVQQLVAGEFDEIILATGIAPRTPAIPGIDNPKVLSYLDVILGRKPVGASVAVIGAGGIGFDVSEFLVQQGVATSQDREAFWREWGIDTHLEARGGVAGIKPEVHAPARQVFLLQRKKSKVGDGLGKTTGWIHRTGLKNKHVQMLNSVEYLSIDNDGLHIRIGEGEPQLLAVDNIVICAGQDPLRELQDGLLAAGQNVHLIGGADVAAELDAKRAINQGSRLAAEL, from the coding sequence ATGACCGCCACTCACTACCCGCATTTAATGGCCCCGCTGGATTTGGGTTTTACCACCTTGCGCAACCGCAGCCTCATGGGCTCGATGCACACGGGGCTTGAAGAACAGCCCGGAGGCTTTGAACGCATGGCTGCCTATTTTGCCGAACGGGCAAAAGGCGGTGTCGGGCTGATGGTGACAGGCGGCATTGCGCCCAACGATGAAGGCGGCGTGTACAGCGGTGCGGCCAAACTGAGCACGCCTGAAGAAGCGGAAAAACACCGGGTGGTGACCCGCGCCGTGCACGATGCGGGCGGCAAGATCTGCCTGCAGATCCTTCACGCCGGGCGCTATGCCTACAGCCCGCGTCAAGTGGCGCCTAGCGCGATTCAGGCACCGATCAACCCCTTCACCCCCAAAGAACTGGACGAAGCGGGCATCGAGAAGCAGATCAGCGACTTCGTGACCTGCGCCCAACTGTCGCAAAGCGCCGGTTATGACGGCGTTGAGATCATGGGCTCCGAAGGTTATTTCATTAACCAGTTCCTTGCCGCGCAAACCAACCATCGCACCGACCGCTGGGGGGGCAGCTATGAAAACCGCATGCGTCTGCCGATTGAAATCGTGCGCCGGGTGCGTGAAGCGGTGGGCCCGAACTTCATTATTATTTATCGCCTGTCGATGCTCGATCTGGTGGCAGGTGGCAGCGTCTGGGATGAAATCGTGCAACTGGCCAAGGCCGTGGAGCAGGCTGGCGCGACCTTGATCAACACCGGCATTGGCTGGCACGAAGCGCGTATTCCGACCATTGCCACCAAAGTGCCACGTGGTGCCTTCAGCAAAGTCACGGCCAAGCTGCGCGGTTCGGTCAATGTGCCGCTGATCACCACCAACCGCATCAACACCCCGGAAATCGCCGAGCAGATTCTGGCCGAGGGCGACGCCGACATGGTGTCCATGGCGCGGCCATTTCTGGCGGATCCTGAGTTCGTCAACAAGGCGGCGGCTGGGCGCAGCGATGAAATCAACACCTGCATCGGCTGTAACCAGGCGTGTCTGGACCACACCTTTGGCGGCAAACTGACCAGTTGCCTGGTTAACCCGCGCGCCTGCCATGAAACGGTGCTCAACTACCTGCCGACCCTCGCCGTGAAGAAAATCGCCGTGGTCGGCGCCGGGCCTGCCGGGCTATCGGCGGCGACGGTGGCGGCTGAGCGTGGGCATCAGGTCACGCTGTTTGATTCGGCCAGTGAGATTGGCGGCCAGTTCAACGTCGCCAAGCGCGTGCCGGGCAAGGAAGAGTTCTTCGAAACCCTGCGTTACTTCAAGCGCAAGCTGCAAACCACGGGCGTTGAGCTGCGCCTCAATACTCGGGTGGACGTGCAGCAACTGGTGGCGGGCGAGTTTGACGAAATCATCCTGGCTACTGGTATTGCGCCGCGAACCCCGGCGATCCCGGGTATCGACAACCCTAAGGTGCTGAGCTACCTGGACGTGATCCTTGGGCGCAAGCCGGTGGGAGCCAGCGTCGCCGTCATCGGTGCGGGCGGCATCGGTTTTGACGTGTCCGAGTTCCTGGTGCAACAGGGCGTGGCCACCAGCCAGGACCGCGAAGCCTTCTGGCGCGAGTGGGGCATCGATACCCACCTCGAAGCCCGTGGCGGCGTGGCCGGCATCAAGCCTGAAGTGCATGCGCCAGCGCGGCAGGTGTTTTTGTTGCAGCGTAAAAAGAGCAAGGTGGGAGACGGACTGGGTAAAACCACCGGCTGGATCCATCGCACCGGCTTGAAAAACAAGCACGTGCAAATGCTCAACAGCGTTGAATACCTGAGCATCGACAATGACGGATTGCACATCCGTATTGGCGAAGGCGAGCCGCAGTTGCTGGCAGTCGACAACATCGTCATTTGCGCCGGTCAAGACCCGCTGCGCGAACTGCAAGATGGCCTGCTGGCTGCCGGGCAGAACGTGCACTTGATTGGCGGCGCCGATGTCGCGGCTGAACTGGATGCCAAGCGCGCGATCAACCAGGGCTCGCGATTGGCTGCCGAGTTGTAA
- a CDS encoding carbon-nitrogen hydrolase family protein has protein sequence MRKLFGCTLLIALVACAAGYGYWAEHREVGHYLSDLRIQLAVNDGADQGRGNLLGIEPDLSPRDFQSLALVRLKLSAYLNSARNDGLLNDKTIVVLPEHIGTWLMFRGEKNELYQAANLNEAMRMLALSNPLAFANAWLRADGDNRTNDAHLRMKARHMASDYQSLFGGLAKEFGVTLVAGSIALPDPRIENGKLLPGSGPLYNSSLVFGRDGALLGLPQRQLLPTYEEQSYIQPSPDHQLNVVDTPAGRLGILIGSDSWYPENYQALNEKGAQLIAVPAFIMGKNTWEQPWGGYKSVSTPSEISLKPGEVTEGEAWHRLTLISSVPSSTAEAGVTVFLRGKFWDKRSAGRGFISRNGQTSADTYGTGAQLLNVWL, from the coding sequence ATGCGTAAATTATTTGGCTGCACCCTACTGATCGCTCTTGTCGCTTGCGCCGCTGGTTATGGGTACTGGGCTGAACATCGCGAGGTCGGTCACTACTTGTCTGATCTGCGTATCCAACTGGCCGTCAACGATGGCGCGGATCAGGGTCGTGGCAACTTGCTGGGCATCGAACCCGATCTGTCACCGCGTGATTTCCAAAGCCTGGCGCTGGTGCGTTTAAAGCTGTCCGCCTACCTGAACAGTGCCCGCAATGACGGGCTGCTCAACGACAAAACCATTGTGGTCCTGCCTGAGCACATCGGCACCTGGCTGATGTTTCGCGGCGAAAAAAACGAGCTGTACCAGGCCGCCAATTTGAATGAAGCCATGCGCATGCTGGCACTGAGCAACCCGCTGGCCTTCGCCAATGCCTGGTTGCGCGCAGACGGTGACAACCGGACCAACGATGCTCACCTGCGCATGAAAGCCCGGCACATGGCGAGTGATTACCAAAGCCTGTTTGGCGGCCTGGCCAAAGAGTTCGGGGTCACGCTGGTGGCAGGCAGTATCGCCCTGCCCGACCCGCGCATTGAAAACGGCAAGTTGTTGCCGGGCAGCGGGCCGCTGTACAACAGCAGCCTGGTGTTTGGCCGCGACGGCGCACTGCTTGGCCTTCCTCAGCGTCAGTTACTGCCCACTTACGAAGAACAGAGTTATATCCAACCCAGCCCGGACCACCAGTTGAATGTGGTCGATACCCCGGCCGGACGGCTGGGGATCTTGATCGGCAGCGACAGCTGGTACCCCGAGAACTATCAAGCCCTGAATGAGAAAGGCGCGCAGTTGATTGCCGTGCCCGCCTTCATCATGGGCAAGAACACGTGGGAACAACCTTGGGGCGGCTACAAGAGCGTTTCGACGCCCAGCGAAATCAGCCTCAAACCCGGTGAAGTCACCGAAGGTGAAGCCTGGCATCGCCTGACACTGATCAGTAGCGTGCCCAGCAGCACTGCCGAAGCGGGTGTGACCGTGTTCTTGCGCGGCAAGTTTTGGGACAAACGCAGTGCCGGACGTGGTTTTATCAGCCGCAACGGTCAAACCAGTGCCGACACGTACGGCACCGGCGCACAACTGCTGAACGTGTGGCTGTAA
- a CDS encoding DUF2242 domain-containing protein encodes MPMSFPLRTVVVALLLAGLAGCSSKKTAIYEHENFDDSGTFSRNYPVTDKASCEAARRALLSQGYIITSNDPKLISGHKSFQQTGESHLEISFNVVCADDGGSAHHATMFANALQDRYALKKVNNSASLGVGVLGSVSMPIGSSDDSMVKVASETVSSPEFYDRFFSLVEVFLPKEVKKAAHIEEKPKADLGVPEPVAAKPQVAPAVIPVTPVPAAAPVVEPTTTEHEASKPVVPPVDAPAIVPVDVQVAPTPVVPPVVPDAPAVPSLTTPATTPAVTSPAASPAAEKKSEAATPETEPATTPETDSAITPVPAVVEPVSPK; translated from the coding sequence ATGCCCATGTCATTCCCCTTGCGTACCGTGGTAGTGGCCCTTTTGCTGGCCGGCCTCGCAGGTTGTTCGTCGAAGAAGACAGCGATTTACGAACATGAAAACTTCGACGACTCAGGCACGTTCTCGCGTAACTACCCGGTTACCGATAAGGCTTCTTGCGAAGCCGCGCGTCGGGCATTGCTCAGTCAGGGCTACATCATCACCAGTAACGATCCCAAACTGATCAGCGGCCACAAGAGCTTTCAGCAAACCGGCGAGAGCCATCTGGAGATCAGTTTTAACGTGGTGTGTGCCGATGACGGCGGTTCAGCGCACCACGCGACCATGTTTGCCAACGCGCTGCAAGACCGTTACGCATTGAAGAAGGTCAATAACTCGGCAAGCCTGGGGGTCGGTGTGCTGGGGTCGGTGTCGATGCCAATTGGCTCGTCTGACGATTCAATGGTCAAGGTGGCCAGCGAAACGGTGTCGTCCCCCGAGTTCTACGATCGCTTTTTCTCTCTGGTCGAAGTGTTCTTGCCCAAAGAAGTGAAAAAAGCCGCCCATATTGAAGAAAAGCCCAAGGCTGACCTGGGCGTGCCAGAGCCGGTCGCCGCCAAGCCTCAGGTAGCGCCTGCCGTTATCCCGGTCACGCCAGTACCTGCCGCCGCGCCTGTCGTTGAGCCGACGACGACTGAGCATGAAGCTTCCAAGCCGGTCGTGCCGCCAGTAGACGCGCCAGCCATCGTGCCGGTTGACGTTCAGGTAGCTCCGACGCCTGTTGTGCCACCTGTTGTGCCCGATGCGCCCGCTGTGCCATCTCTCACGACACCGGCCACGACACCCGCGGTGACATCGCCTGCAGCTTCGCCCGCCGCCGAGAAAAAGTCTGAGGCAGCCACCCCTGAGACAGAACCGGCCACGACCCCGGAGACTGACTCGGCAATTACCCCTGTACCGGCTGTTGTAGAGCCTGTGTCGCCAAAATAA
- a CDS encoding SDR family oxidoreductase: MTEWAPQAPIEGNGRVALVTGAARGIGLGIAAWLISEGWQVVLTDIDRARGSKVVKALGESAWFVAMDVSVEADVIQCVAQVLGQFGRLDALVSNAAIADPHNMTLESLDLAHWNRVLAVNLTGPMLLAKHCAPYLRAHCGSIVNLASTRARQSEPDTEAYVASKGGLLALTHALAISLGPEIRVNAVSPGWIDARDPSVRRAEPLTDADHAQHPTGRAGTVEDVAAMVAWLLSRNAGFVTGQEFVVDGGMSKKMVYGE, encoded by the coding sequence GTGACCGAATGGGCTCCTCAAGCACCGATTGAAGGCAATGGCCGTGTAGCGCTGGTAACAGGCGCTGCGCGGGGTATTGGCCTGGGGATTGCGGCATGGCTGATCAGCGAAGGCTGGCAAGTGGTGCTGACCGACATTGACCGCGCCCGAGGCTCCAAAGTGGTCAAGGCGCTGGGTGAAAGCGCCTGGTTTGTGGCCATGGATGTGTCGGTCGAGGCGGATGTGATCCAGTGCGTGGCACAAGTGTTGGGGCAGTTCGGTCGACTGGACGCTTTGGTGTCCAATGCCGCGATTGCCGACCCGCACAACATGACCCTCGAAAGCCTCGACCTAGCGCACTGGAACCGCGTGCTGGCGGTCAACCTGACCGGGCCGATGCTGTTGGCCAAGCACTGCGCGCCTTACTTGCGTGCGCATTGCGGTTCGATCGTCAATCTTGCGTCTACCCGTGCCCGCCAATCAGAGCCCGATACTGAGGCTTATGTGGCGAGCAAGGGCGGCTTGCTGGCGTTGACCCACGCACTGGCAATCAGCCTTGGGCCGGAGATCCGGGTCAATGCCGTGAGTCCGGGCTGGATTGATGCCCGTGACCCCTCTGTCAGGCGTGCAGAGCCGTTAACCGACGCTGATCACGCCCAGCATCCGACAGGCCGTGCAGGCACCGTGGAAGACGTTGCTGCCATGGTTGCGTGGCTACTGTCGCGCAATGCCGGATTTGTAACTGGGCAGGAGTTTGTGGTCGACGGCGGCATGAGCAAGAAAATGGTTTATGGCGAGTAG
- a CDS encoding O-succinylhomoserine sulfhydrylase, translating to MSQDWDAGRLDSDLEGVAFDTLAVRAGQHRTPEGEHGDAMFLTSSYVFRTAGDAAARFSGEVAGNVYSRYTNPTVRAFEERIAALEGAEQAVATATGMAAILSVVMSLCSAGDHILVSRSVFGSTISLFEKYFKRFGVEVDYVPLAELAGWDTAIKPNTKLLFVESPSNPLAELVDISALAEIAHAKGALLVVDNCFCTPALQQPVKLGADIVVHSATKFIDGQGRCMGGVVAGRSEQMKEVVGFLRTAGPTLSPFNAWIFLKGLETLNLRMRAHCASAQALAEWLEQQDGVEKVHYAGLKSHPQHALAQRQQRGFGAVVSFEVKGGKEGAWRFIDATRLISITANLGDSKTTITHPATTSHGRLAPQEREAAGIRDSLIRIAVGLEDVADLQADLARGLAAL from the coding sequence ATGAGTCAGGATTGGGATGCCGGTCGGCTGGATAGCGACCTTGAGGGCGTAGCGTTCGACACCTTGGCTGTGCGTGCCGGCCAGCACCGTACGCCAGAAGGCGAGCACGGTGATGCAATGTTCCTCACCTCAAGCTATGTGTTCCGCACGGCTGGCGATGCCGCTGCGCGGTTCTCGGGCGAGGTGGCTGGCAACGTTTATTCGCGTTACACCAACCCCACTGTGCGTGCGTTCGAAGAGCGCATCGCGGCACTGGAAGGGGCAGAGCAGGCCGTTGCCACGGCAACCGGCATGGCCGCCATTTTGTCGGTGGTGATGAGCCTGTGCAGCGCCGGTGACCACATTCTGGTCTCGCGCAGCGTCTTTGGTTCGACCATCAGCCTGTTTGAAAAGTATTTCAAGCGTTTCGGCGTCGAGGTTGATTACGTCCCGCTGGCCGAACTGGCGGGTTGGGATACGGCGATCAAGCCCAACACCAAATTGCTGTTTGTCGAGTCTCCGTCCAACCCGTTGGCTGAACTGGTAGACATCAGTGCGCTGGCAGAAATTGCTCACGCCAAGGGTGCGCTGCTGGTCGTCGACAACTGCTTCTGTACGCCTGCGTTGCAGCAGCCGGTCAAGTTGGGTGCCGACATCGTTGTGCACTCGGCCACCAAGTTCATCGACGGCCAGGGGCGTTGCATGGGCGGTGTGGTTGCCGGTCGCAGCGAGCAGATGAAAGAAGTCGTCGGTTTCCTGCGTACGGCCGGGCCGACCCTGAGCCCGTTCAATGCGTGGATCTTCCTCAAGGGGCTGGAAACCTTGAACCTGCGCATGCGTGCGCACTGCGCCAGCGCTCAAGCCCTGGCTGAGTGGCTGGAGCAGCAGGACGGCGTCGAGAAAGTCCATTACGCAGGCCTCAAGAGCCATCCGCAGCATGCGTTGGCCCAGCGCCAGCAGCGCGGGTTCGGGGCAGTGGTCAGTTTTGAAGTCAAAGGCGGCAAAGAGGGCGCCTGGCGCTTTATCGATGCCACGCGCCTGATCTCGATCACGGCCAACCTGGGGGACAGCAAAACCACCATCACCCACCCGGCGACCACTTCCCATGGTCGTCTGGCGCCACAAGAGCGTGAAGCCGCGGGCATTCGTGACAGCCTGATCCGCATCGCGGTCGGCCTGGAAGATGTGGCTGACCTGCAAGCAGACCTGGCGCGAGGCTTGGCCGCACTGTGA
- the purF gene encoding amidophosphoribosyltransferase produces the protein MCGIVGIVGKSNVNQALYDALTVLQHRGQDAAGIVTSHHGRLFLRKDNGLVRDVFHQRHMQRLVGHVGIGHVRYPTAGSSTSAEAQPFYVNSPYGITLAHNGNLTNVEQLAKEIYESDLRHVNTNSDSEVLLNVFAHELAQRGKLQPTEEDVFAAVTDVHNRCRGGYAVVAMITGYGIVGFRDPNGIRPIVFGQRHTDEGVEYMIASESVSLDVLGFTLIRDLAPGEAVYITEDGKLHTRQCAVNPQLTPCIFEHVYLARPDSIIDGVSVYKARLRMGEKLADKILRERPDHDIDVVIPIPDTSRTAALELANHLGVKFREGFVKNRYIGRTFIMPGQAARKKSVRQKLNAIELEFRGKNVMLVDDSIVRGTTCKQIIQMAREAGAKNVYFCSAAPAVRYPNVYGIDMPSAHELIAHNRTTQDVADLIGADWLIYQDLPDLIEAVGGGKIKIEKFDCAVFDGKYVTGDIDENYLDRIERARNDASKVVAQGVGATIGLYNN, from the coding sequence ATGTGTGGCATCGTCGGTATCGTCGGTAAGTCGAACGTCAATCAGGCGCTGTATGACGCGCTAACCGTCCTCCAGCACCGCGGCCAGGATGCTGCCGGTATTGTAACCAGCCATCACGGCCGGTTATTTCTGCGCAAGGACAACGGGTTGGTGCGTGATGTGTTTCATCAGCGTCACATGCAGCGTCTGGTCGGACACGTGGGCATTGGTCACGTGCGCTACCCGACTGCAGGTAGCTCGACTTCAGCTGAGGCTCAGCCGTTTTACGTCAACTCGCCGTATGGCATCACTCTGGCGCACAACGGCAACCTGACCAACGTTGAACAACTGGCCAAGGAGATTTACGAATCTGACTTGCGTCACGTCAACACCAACTCTGATTCGGAAGTGCTGCTGAACGTCTTCGCCCATGAATTGGCGCAGCGCGGTAAATTGCAGCCGACCGAAGAAGATGTATTCGCAGCGGTCACTGACGTGCACAACCGCTGCCGCGGCGGTTATGCCGTGGTAGCGATGATCACCGGTTATGGCATCGTCGGTTTCCGCGATCCGAACGGCATCCGTCCTATCGTCTTCGGTCAGCGTCACACCGATGAAGGCGTCGAGTACATGATCGCTTCCGAAAGCGTTTCGCTCGACGTGCTGGGCTTTACCCTGATTCGCGACCTGGCGCCGGGCGAAGCGGTCTACATCACCGAAGACGGCAAGCTGCACACCCGTCAGTGCGCGGTAAACCCGCAACTGACCCCGTGCATCTTCGAGCACGTGTACCTGGCGCGCCCGGACTCGATCATCGACGGCGTTTCGGTCTACAAGGCGCGTCTGCGCATGGGCGAGAAACTCGCTGACAAGATCCTGCGCGAGCGTCCGGATCACGACATCGACGTGGTTATCCCGATTCCCGACACCAGTCGTACTGCGGCACTGGAGTTGGCGAACCACTTGGGCGTCAAGTTCCGCGAAGGCTTCGTTAAAAACCGTTACATCGGTCGTACCTTCATCATGCCGGGCCAGGCTGCACGTAAAAAATCCGTGCGCCAGAAGCTCAACGCCATCGAACTGGAGTTCCGTGGCAAGAACGTGATGCTGGTTGATGACTCGATCGTGCGTGGCACCACCTGCAAGCAGATCATTCAAATGGCCCGCGAAGCCGGCGCCAAGAATGTTTATTTCTGCTCGGCAGCCCCGGCTGTGCGTTACCCGAACGTGTACGGCATCGACATGCCAAGCGCGCACGAACTGATCGCACACAACCGCACGACCCAGGACGTGGCTGATCTGATCGGCGCTGACTGGTTGATCTACCAAGACCTGCCAGACCTGATCGAAGCGGTCGGTGGCGGCAAGATCAAGATCGAGAAGTTCGACTGTGCTGTGTTCGACGGCAAGTACGTGACGGGCGACATCGATGAGAACTACCTGGACCGTATCGAGCGTGCGCGCAACGATGCCTCCAAGGTGGTTGCTCAAGGTGTCGGGGCAACGATAGGCCTGTACAACAATTAA
- a CDS encoding CvpA family protein produces MPFTWVDWAIVAIIAISALISLKRGFVKEALSLCTWIIAGVVAWMFGGSLSQYLAGYIETPSARVIAGCTIMFVATLLVGAMINFLIGELIRVTGLSGTDRFLGMVFGAARGALLVVVAVGLLSLGPVQQDSWWQESRLMPQFLLVADWSKNLILGWSSQWLASGISVPADIPFKEHLLPATQSK; encoded by the coding sequence GTGCCATTTACCTGGGTTGACTGGGCGATCGTTGCAATTATCGCCATTTCCGCTTTGATCAGCTTAAAGCGCGGCTTCGTAAAAGAAGCGCTGTCGCTGTGCACCTGGATCATTGCCGGAGTCGTCGCCTGGATGTTCGGCGGTTCGCTGTCTCAATACCTCGCCGGATACATCGAAACACCTTCCGCCCGTGTCATCGCCGGGTGCACCATCATGTTTGTCGCCACCTTGCTGGTCGGCGCAATGATCAACTTTCTTATCGGCGAACTGATTCGCGTCACCGGCCTGTCCGGGACCGATCGTTTTCTTGGCATGGTCTTCGGCGCTGCGCGTGGCGCGCTGCTGGTGGTCGTGGCAGTCGGGCTCCTGAGCCTTGGGCCGGTACAGCAAGACTCGTGGTGGCAAGAGTCGAGGCTCATGCCACAATTTCTATTGGTTGCCGATTGGTCGAAAAACCTCATTTTGGGGTGGAGTAGTCAATGGTTGGCCAGCGGTATCAGCGTACCCGCTGATATTCCGTTCAAGGAACATCTCTTGCCGGCTACCCAGTCCAAGTGA
- a CDS encoding SPOR domain-containing protein encodes MALLDKVFKQRMVGALVLIALAVIFLPMLFSRQDEERQIQVDAPTAPQMPVMPEVKVEPVPVPEPQAIAEEPAPPVEPEVVAPHKPAAAPVAPVVSKPAVAATKPPAVTPAQAVAQAPAKLDTTQKRVDPNGLPISWSIQLVSLSNRASADAMQKTLRNQGYNAYVRSSGGMNRVFVGPLLERAEADRLRDVLDKQQNLKGFVVRFQPERG; translated from the coding sequence ATGGCATTGCTGGATAAAGTATTCAAGCAACGGATGGTCGGTGCGCTGGTATTGATCGCATTGGCGGTGATCTTTCTGCCGATGCTGTTTTCGCGCCAGGACGAAGAGCGTCAGATTCAGGTCGATGCGCCAACAGCTCCGCAGATGCCGGTGATGCCTGAAGTCAAGGTCGAGCCCGTCCCTGTGCCTGAGCCGCAGGCCATTGCTGAAGAGCCGGCGCCACCGGTTGAGCCTGAAGTGGTTGCGCCGCACAAACCGGCAGCAGCGCCCGTTGCTCCTGTGGTCAGCAAGCCTGCAGTTGCTGCGACCAAGCCACCGGCCGTCACGCCGGCGCAAGCCGTTGCACAGGCACCGGCCAAGCTGGATACCACGCAAAAGCGGGTAGATCCCAACGGTTTGCCCATCAGTTGGTCGATTCAGTTGGTGAGCCTGTCTAATCGCGCCAGCGCCGATGCCATGCAAAAAACCCTTCGTAATCAAGGTTATAACGCTTACGTTCGGTCTTCGGGCGGGATGAATCGGGTTTTTGTCGGCCCCTTGCTTGAGCGTGCCGAGGCTGATCGTCTGCGTGATGTGCTTGATAAACAGCAGAATCTCAAAGGTTTTGTGGTGCGCTTCCAGCCTGAACGCGGTTAA